In Luteitalea sp. TBR-22, one genomic interval encodes:
- a CDS encoding N-acetylneuraminate synthase family protein — translation MSVPAEIAGQSIAPGAPMRVIAEIGLNHNGDPSLAHRLVDACADAGAWAVKLQVFDADELLVADAPAPVHVQAASLRAFFGRFELADEAYADLVQHARDRQLAVIATAFDSRSVEMLDGLGIDAFKVASGDLTHVMLIEQVARTGRPVVLSTGMSNEGDVWNAIDWAVGSGARSLALLHCVSAYPTPDAQQNLRAVGTLAGEYKLPTGLSDHGMGGDAALLAYAQGATLYERHVHLPGTDAIDAPVSSSPEQLRDIVDRLARAHAATGEGRRAPMPAEVANIVPSRRGLYARRAIAAGARIEAADVAALRPQGALGAEYARALIGARAPRAIAAGAAFEPADLGPHSDGGGHRDPA, via the coding sequence ATGTCCGTGCCTGCTGAGATTGCCGGGCAGTCGATCGCGCCGGGCGCACCGATGCGCGTCATCGCCGAAATCGGCCTCAATCACAATGGCGACCCGTCGCTGGCGCATCGCCTGGTGGACGCCTGTGCCGATGCCGGCGCCTGGGCGGTCAAGCTGCAGGTCTTCGATGCCGACGAGCTGCTGGTGGCCGACGCGCCAGCGCCGGTGCACGTCCAGGCGGCCTCGCTGCGTGCCTTCTTCGGCCGCTTCGAACTGGCCGACGAGGCCTATGCGGACCTGGTCCAGCACGCCCGCGATCGGCAGCTGGCTGTCATCGCCACCGCCTTCGACAGCCGGTCGGTCGAGATGCTCGATGGTCTCGGCATCGACGCGTTCAAGGTGGCCAGCGGGGATCTGACCCACGTGATGCTCATCGAGCAGGTGGCCAGGACCGGACGTCCGGTGGTGCTGTCGACCGGCATGAGCAACGAGGGCGACGTCTGGAACGCCATCGACTGGGCGGTCGGGTCCGGAGCCCGGTCGCTCGCGCTGTTGCACTGCGTGTCGGCGTACCCGACGCCTGATGCGCAGCAGAACCTGCGTGCGGTGGGCACGCTGGCGGGCGAGTACAAGCTGCCCACCGGCCTGAGCGACCACGGGATGGGCGGCGACGCGGCGTTGCTGGCCTACGCGCAGGGGGCGACGTTGTACGAGCGTCACGTCCACCTGCCGGGCACCGATGCGATCGACGCACCCGTGTCGTCCTCGCCCGAACAGCTGCGGGACATCGTCGACCGTCTCGCGCGGGCGCACGCCGCGACGGGCGAGGGGCGCCGCGCCCCGATGCCGGCCGAGGTCGCCAACATCGTCCCCAGCCGGCGTGGGCTGTATGCGCGCCGGGCGATCGCGGCCGGGGCGCGCATCGAGGCGGCCGACGTCGCGGCCCTGCGACCGCAGGGCGCGCTCGGCGCCGAGTACGCCCGCGCCCTCATCGGCGCGCGTGCCCCGCGCGCCATTGCCGCGGGTGCCGCGTTCGAGCCCGCGGATCTCGGCCCGCACTCCGACGGAGGAGGCCACCGTGATCCGGCCTGA